From a region of the Candidatus Brocadia sp. genome:
- the truA gene encoding tRNA pseudouridine(38-40) synthase TruA codes for MRNIRLLIEYEGTRYAGWQWQKDQKTVQETLSRATEQVIREPVTLYGASRTDSGVHALGQAAHFKTLSAIPSERLVHAINFYLPHDITVKDAADVPESFHAQYDARSKIYRYTILNDWIRTSLNRNFCYVCGLLLNTDKMLDAAQYLTGTHDFTSFTTKAFQEKNRVRTIKRLEIARDGRYLSFTVEADGFLYNMVRTIVGTLIEIGRGKIPPEGIKDILAAKDRKFAGPTAPAKGLCLIEVKYKDDNRIVKQPVIL; via the coding sequence ATGCGTAACATACGGCTTCTGATAGAGTACGAGGGCACCCGATATGCAGGCTGGCAATGGCAGAAAGACCAGAAGACCGTCCAGGAAACCCTTTCACGGGCGACGGAGCAGGTCATTCGGGAACCGGTCACCCTGTATGGCGCCAGCCGAACCGATTCTGGGGTGCATGCCCTGGGGCAGGCGGCTCACTTTAAAACGCTCTCGGCTATTCCATCTGAACGACTGGTTCACGCCATCAATTTCTATCTTCCCCACGACATCACGGTAAAGGACGCAGCAGATGTCCCGGAATCATTTCACGCACAATATGACGCCCGGTCAAAGATTTACCGGTATACGATTCTGAACGACTGGATAAGAACCTCGCTCAATCGTAATTTTTGTTATGTATGCGGCCTTCTGCTGAATACCGATAAAATGCTCGATGCCGCTCAATACCTCACTGGCACACACGATTTTACCTCCTTTACCACAAAGGCGTTTCAGGAAAAGAACCGGGTGCGCACCATAAAAAGGCTGGAAATCGCCCGAGACGGGAGATATCTCTCTTTTACCGTTGAGGCCGATGGTTTTCTCTATAACATGGTAAGAACGATCGTTGGCACCCTTATTGAGATAGGAAGGGGAAAAATTCCGCCGGAAGGCATAAAGGATATTTTGGCCGCAAAGGATAGAAAATTTGCAGGCCCCACGGCACCAGCAAAGGGCCTGTGCCTCATAGAAGTAAAATACAAGGATGATAATAGAATTGTGAAACAACCGGTAATATTATGA
- a CDS encoding 2-hydroxyacyl-CoA dehydratase family protein: protein MASIRKYKEWLEPIRRRFSPLMFRELLRFLRVYHFFFRGNKKKELVSLRVQTRVGVKHLYRVYANPKRTVWTTMFVPSEILFAMGLYPFCLEIGAALFAGLGQSSRGLMEAESYGVPTDICTFHRSAIGHTFRDLFPKNILQVATTTLCDNNTKTMKICESVSGKETIVIDVPYEADDYSVQYLAKQLEDFVHRLEEITGRKMERASLEKAIDYANQMREKMLEINALRKDPLCPLPGSRALGFMFPAYLLIGSTLSVEFFSALAAELREKMEESKRKENHTDNKDLIRILWLELKPYFTVDFLTKLEEEQGVKIVFEETNYVYWDKLDPQRPYESLAKKLITSHYNGPLERRIEVTRKLAREYQVDGVVVFSSWGCRRNNAAVPTLKRELNKIGYPLLSLDGDCIDDHNYMPGQFSTRIEGFLEMLRGRKASASLPQREICEAGVR, encoded by the coding sequence ATGGCGTCAATTCGTAAATATAAAGAATGGCTGGAACCGATCCGCCGTCGTTTTTCTCCGTTGATGTTCCGTGAGCTCCTGCGGTTTCTGCGCGTGTATCATTTTTTCTTCCGGGGCAACAAAAAAAAGGAATTGGTTTCCCTGCGCGTTCAGACCCGTGTCGGGGTAAAACATCTCTATCGGGTGTATGCCAATCCGAAACGAACCGTTTGGACAACAATGTTTGTTCCGTCAGAAATTCTGTTCGCCATGGGGCTGTATCCGTTTTGCCTGGAAATTGGGGCGGCGCTTTTTGCGGGTTTGGGACAAAGCTCCCGGGGGCTGATGGAGGCTGAATCATATGGAGTTCCCACGGATATCTGCACCTTTCACCGGTCTGCAATCGGGCATACCTTCAGAGACCTCTTTCCCAAAAACATTCTCCAGGTCGCTACGACAACGCTTTGTGACAACAATACCAAGACCATGAAGATATGCGAGTCGGTGTCAGGGAAAGAGACCATTGTCATTGATGTGCCCTATGAGGCGGACGATTATTCCGTTCAGTACCTTGCAAAACAGCTTGAAGATTTTGTTCACCGGCTTGAAGAGATTACCGGAAGGAAGATGGAACGGGCATCACTCGAAAAAGCAATCGATTATGCAAACCAGATGCGGGAAAAGATGCTTGAAATCAATGCCCTGAGAAAAGACCCCCTTTGTCCCCTTCCCGGCAGCAGGGCATTGGGGTTCATGTTTCCGGCATACTTGTTAATTGGCTCCACATTGTCCGTAGAGTTTTTCTCTGCCCTGGCGGCAGAATTACGGGAGAAGATGGAAGAAAGCAAACGGAAGGAAAACCATACCGATAACAAAGACCTGATCAGAATTCTCTGGCTGGAATTAAAACCGTATTTTACGGTTGATTTCCTGACGAAATTAGAGGAGGAGCAAGGGGTCAAGATTGTTTTTGAGGAAACCAATTACGTGTACTGGGATAAGCTTGATCCGCAAAGACCGTATGAAAGTCTTGCAAAGAAGCTTATCACCAGCCATTACAACGGCCCGCTGGAGCGGCGCATCGAGGTAACCAGGAAGCTTGCCAGGGAATATCAGGTTGATGGTGTCGTGGTCTTCTCGTCCTGGGGCTGCAGGAGAAACAACGCCGCCGTGCCTACGCTGAAAAGGGAATTGAATAAGATCGGCTACCCGCTCCTCAGTCTTGACGGGGATTGTATTGACGACCACAATTACATGCCAGGTCAATTTTCCACACGGATAGAGGGCTTTTTAGAGATGTTACGGGGAAGGAAAGCGTCCGCAAGCCTTCCGCAGCGCGAAATATGTGAAGCGGGGGTCAGATAA
- a CDS encoding acyl-CoA dehydratase activase has product MYTIGIDIGSMSTNGILINEKKEILSSIIIPTGASSKKAADKTFQQILTEHKLSERDIDYIVATGYGRIKVPFANEVVTEITCHAKGANYYFPMARTIIDIGGQDSKVIKVDANGNVLDFVMNDKCAAGTGRFLEVMARTLEIDLEEMGPISLNGKENVSVSSLCTVFAESEVVSLIGADHRTADICKGLHVSIAKRITAQLKRIGLEEEIVMTGGVAKNIGVVTELEKSLGCKIKISEEPQINGALGAALIALEKARAKTSAPVSVSVSVSGNDRTDAAVTEFSVDDHTLPKIGYFCSYTPVELIRAAGFHPVRIKGSDQESSAANEMLCGNICPYIKAVVDQKINGHLEDFKGMVFVNSCDGMRRLYDAWVKLDDGKKSFNYILDIPKNTDEAAVFYYANLLKNFKEKLETFFTLKINQDDINQSITLYNAVREKVRMFLQKYWSGYLGQSGYEIFSLLKKGVNAVPEKFQSYLTHLMKQREGVRDTRDVTRLFVWGSIMENEKIMKIIEDAGSKVIAEDLCNGSRYFDAQIHVSSDPILSIARRYIMRSPCSRMVNIFDRINNVLTTMQERSIHGAIYHTLKFCDHNLLDYPVIKKTFHEKNIPLLHLNCDYTLSSEGQIKTRVEAFLEQLTSTSRKE; this is encoded by the coding sequence ATGTACACTATAGGAATTGATATTGGTTCCATGTCAACCAATGGCATTCTGATAAATGAGAAAAAGGAAATTCTTTCATCAATCATTATACCCACCGGCGCCAGCAGTAAAAAGGCGGCCGATAAAACTTTTCAGCAGATACTGACTGAACACAAGCTGTCTGAACGCGATATCGATTATATTGTTGCTACCGGATACGGACGCATCAAGGTGCCGTTTGCCAACGAAGTGGTGACAGAGATAACCTGCCACGCCAAGGGGGCAAACTATTATTTCCCTATGGCAAGGACGATCATTGATATTGGCGGACAAGACAGCAAGGTCATTAAGGTCGATGCGAATGGTAATGTCCTCGACTTTGTTATGAATGACAAGTGTGCCGCTGGTACCGGACGGTTTCTTGAGGTTATGGCCAGAACGCTGGAAATCGATCTGGAGGAAATGGGGCCGATTTCGCTGAACGGAAAGGAGAATGTTTCCGTGAGCAGCCTTTGTACGGTATTCGCCGAATCCGAGGTGGTATCCCTGATTGGCGCAGATCACAGAACGGCAGATATTTGCAAAGGGTTGCACGTCTCCATTGCCAAACGCATCACCGCACAGCTTAAGAGGATTGGACTGGAAGAAGAGATTGTCATGACCGGCGGTGTCGCAAAGAATATTGGTGTGGTAACAGAGCTGGAGAAGAGTCTTGGTTGTAAAATCAAGATCTCAGAAGAACCGCAAATCAATGGAGCGCTGGGAGCGGCGCTCATTGCCCTGGAAAAGGCTCGTGCAAAGACGAGCGCACCGGTCTCGGTATCCGTTTCTGTCTCCGGTAACGACCGGACCGATGCCGCCGTGACAGAATTTTCTGTCGACGACCACACCTTGCCGAAAATCGGCTATTTTTGTTCCTATACTCCGGTGGAACTTATTCGTGCCGCCGGTTTCCATCCGGTCAGAATCAAGGGATCAGATCAGGAGTCGAGCGCCGCAAATGAGATGCTTTGTGGCAATATTTGCCCTTATATCAAGGCCGTTGTTGATCAAAAAATCAATGGCCACCTGGAAGATTTTAAGGGAATGGTATTTGTCAATTCGTGCGACGGGATGCGGCGGTTGTATGACGCATGGGTAAAACTGGACGATGGGAAAAAATCGTTTAATTACATCCTGGATATTCCCAAAAATACGGATGAGGCCGCGGTTTTTTATTATGCAAACCTGCTCAAAAATTTCAAAGAAAAACTGGAAACTTTCTTCACGCTCAAAATCAATCAGGATGATATTAACCAGAGCATTACCCTCTACAATGCGGTGCGGGAAAAAGTACGGATGTTTTTACAAAAGTACTGGAGCGGGTATCTCGGACAATCCGGCTATGAGATCTTTTCTCTGTTAAAAAAGGGCGTTAATGCCGTGCCGGAAAAATTTCAGTCCTATTTGACCCACCTGATGAAGCAAAGAGAGGGCGTGCGTGACACACGGGACGTAACGAGGCTCTTCGTCTGGGGAAGTATTATGGAAAACGAAAAAATTATGAAGATTATCGAAGATGCCGGCTCCAAGGTAATTGCAGAGGACCTCTGCAATGGCAGCCGCTATTTTGATGCCCAAATCCATGTCAGCAGCGACCCCATCCTGTCAATTGCCAGGAGATATATCATGAGGTCTCCGTGCTCCCGTATGGTTAATATCTTTGACAGGATTAATAATGTATTGACCACGATGCAGGAAAGATCAATTCATGGAGCGATTTATCACACCCTCAAATTTTGCGACCATAATCTCCTGGATTATCCCGTGATAAAAAAGACGTTCCATGAGAAAAATATTCCTCTCCTTCATCTCAATTGTGATTATACCCTGAGCAGCGAAGGCCAGATTAAAACAAGGGTTGAGGCATTTCTTGAACAATTAACCAGTACTTCCAGGAAAGAGTAA
- a CDS encoding cyclic nucleotide-binding domain-containing protein, which produces MDQFISRTEKIKDGSVILEEGSWAYYAYVLQSGKAKVWRNINNKQVLVGTLKEGDIFGEMSFFGMAKRTASVTADGDVVVGMITKDTFMEALSKLSPEARVKLDKMTQDFFYLSDVYSRLTNCLHEILTIKGRMIDPKLFEKEVEKMPDILRKVVGLMIERFISAMDGSIVLVSQLEEAARSIDSLSTKLIQKCK; this is translated from the coding sequence ATGGACCAGTTCATTAGCAGGACAGAGAAGATAAAGGATGGCAGTGTTATTTTGGAAGAGGGTAGTTGGGCATATTACGCCTACGTCTTACAATCCGGCAAGGCCAAGGTATGGAGAAACATCAATAACAAGCAGGTGCTTGTTGGCACCTTAAAAGAAGGTGATATTTTTGGGGAGATGAGTTTTTTCGGTATGGCAAAGAGAACCGCTTCGGTGACAGCAGATGGCGATGTGGTGGTAGGAATGATCACCAAAGACACCTTTATGGAAGCTCTGAGTAAACTCTCTCCTGAAGCTCGCGTCAAACTCGACAAAATGACCCAGGACTTCTTTTACCTGAGTGATGTCTATAGCCGTTTGACGAACTGTTTACATGAGATATTGACGATTAAAGGACGGATGATTGATCCCAAGCTCTTTGAAAAAGAGGTTGAAAAAATGCCGGATATCCTGCGGAAGGTCGTGGGCCTGATGATTGAGCGCTTTATTTCTGCCATGGATGGAAGCATCGTACTCGTGTCGCAACTGGAAGAGGCCGCACGGTCGATCGATTCTTTATCAACAAAACTAATTCAAAAATGCAAATGA
- a CDS encoding CYTH domain-containing protein, translating into MVEKKTEIEAKFVCPDGLGLDAILAVVYSLGFAGAGEPPCFQTDVYLDTPNYTLLNSDAAIRIRQRGENYVGTYKVSEKQKDATFERTEFEWTLSRDEIKLWNEEKKPAIPPTITDALNFQGQTLRKVLAAETHRSATIIRGNDGFTVELSLDEVTFRGHKGQKHYREIELELLQGRFEQFTAVIQSLQNRLKLQSAVDSKYKQGMILVGKYGVKTP; encoded by the coding sequence ATGGTAGAGAAAAAAACAGAGATTGAGGCGAAGTTTGTTTGTCCCGATGGACTTGGTTTGGATGCAATCCTCGCAGTCGTTTATAGTCTGGGTTTCGCCGGTGCCGGCGAGCCGCCATGCTTTCAAACGGACGTCTATTTAGATACTCCGAACTATACCCTGCTGAATTCTGATGCGGCCATACGCATCCGCCAAAGAGGCGAAAACTATGTAGGTACTTATAAGGTGTCTGAAAAGCAAAAGGACGCCACCTTTGAGCGCACGGAATTTGAATGGACCCTCTCGCGTGATGAGATAAAACTCTGGAACGAAGAGAAAAAGCCAGCAATTCCGCCAACTATTACTGATGCGCTGAATTTCCAGGGACAAACCCTGAGAAAAGTCCTGGCAGCGGAGACACACCGTTCTGCAACAATAATCAGGGGCAATGACGGATTTACGGTTGAATTGTCCCTCGACGAGGTAACCTTCCGCGGCCACAAGGGTCAAAAACACTATCGGGAGATTGAACTCGAGCTTTTACAAGGGCGATTTGAACAGTTTACGGCGGTTATTCAAAGTCTGCAAAACCGCCTAAAACTACAATCTGCCGTTGATTCAAAATACAAACAAGGGATGATATTGGTGGGAAAGTACGGCGTGAAAACTCCGTGA
- a CDS encoding phosphatidylglycerol lysyltransferase domain-containing protein — MELLWKLIHNNFCLFGVTPKGMCMMLPPLGKNNIQNTLYECFSLMREMNDTRGFESYINYVYEDFLNLFDKSSFRIVEGYPDYIYNTSDLIKLAGRKYEKKRNEINYFKKHYTASFEKFSPRHIADALLMIDQWKREKIHESNLSNHNEAHYQYSLVHEAEAAKCAIIFSEELGLQGAIITIDGCIEGITLGEPIASHTASVLIEKTNNTFCGMPQFIYQQFCSSDFSKVAYVNAGEDWGIEGLRRAKMSYHPCMLAKKFLIYEKA, encoded by the coding sequence ATAGAGTTACTATGGAAATTAATCCACAATAACTTTTGCCTTTTTGGAGTTACGCCGAAAGGCATGTGCATGATGCTCCCCCCGTTAGGGAAAAACAATATCCAAAATACCCTGTATGAATGTTTTTCCCTGATGCGTGAAATGAATGACACCCGCGGTTTTGAATCTTACATCAATTACGTTTACGAAGACTTCCTGAATCTTTTCGACAAAAGTTCCTTCCGCATTGTTGAAGGCTATCCCGATTACATCTACAACACCTCTGATCTCATAAAACTTGCCGGCAGAAAATACGAGAAGAAGAGAAACGAGATCAACTATTTTAAAAAACACTACACCGCTTCTTTTGAGAAATTCTCCCCCCGGCATATTGCAGACGCACTCCTGATGATTGACCAATGGAAAAGGGAGAAGATCCACGAGTCAAATCTTTCAAACCATAATGAGGCCCATTATCAGTACAGCCTGGTTCACGAAGCCGAGGCAGCTAAATGCGCAATCATCTTTTCTGAAGAATTGGGATTACAGGGGGCGATCATTACCATTGATGGTTGCATTGAGGGGATTACGCTGGGTGAACCAATTGCATCGCATACGGCATCAGTGCTGATAGAAAAGACCAACAACACCTTTTGTGGCATGCCACAATTTATCTACCAGCAATTTTGCTCCAGTGACTTTTCCAAAGTAGCTTACGTCAACGCCGGTGAGGATTGGGGCATCGAGGGGCTGAGAAGGGCAAAGATGTCGTATCATCCCTGCATGTTGGCTAAAAAATTTCTCATTTACGAAAAAGCTTGA
- a CDS encoding glucose-1-phosphate adenylyltransferase, whose product MDNVISVILGGGRGTRLYPLTKERSKPAVPLAGKYRLIDIPISNCLNSELNKIYVLTQFNSASLHRHITRAYKFDNFSRGFIEILAATQTIESMNWYQGTADAVRQNLRFFNQPNIDFVLILSGDQLYRMDYEHIIKEHIQNGAEVTISTIPVERKESPNLGILKIDEQGRITGFFEKPKDETIIDSLSLGAGVFERRGVSARGRSLLASMGIYVFNLEVLTEILKETSKSDFGKDIIPEIIKTRRVFAYFFDGYWEDIGTIKSFYEANLNLASLTPSFNLYSEKVPIYTNPLFLPGSIINGCKITQSIISDGCRVDQAEISNSVIGIRSILGKNTLIQNSIIMGADYYETEANIRTNRFKKIPDTGIGNQCRIVGAIIDKNVHIGEQVTIENKQKIEYLDAENYMIRDSIVIIPKGSIVPSYTTI is encoded by the coding sequence ATGGACAACGTAATTTCGGTAATCTTAGGCGGTGGGCGTGGAACAAGGCTCTATCCGTTAACGAAAGAAAGGTCGAAACCGGCCGTCCCCCTTGCCGGGAAATACCGGCTTATTGACATTCCTATCAGTAATTGTCTCAATTCAGAGCTCAATAAAATATACGTACTCACACAATTTAACTCGGCATCTCTTCATCGGCATATAACGCGGGCATATAAATTTGACAACTTCTCCCGTGGTTTTATAGAAATCCTGGCAGCCACTCAAACCATTGAAAGTATGAATTGGTATCAAGGCACTGCGGATGCTGTCCGGCAAAATCTGAGGTTTTTCAACCAACCTAACATCGATTTCGTCCTGATCCTCTCCGGCGACCAGCTTTACCGGATGGATTACGAACACATCATTAAGGAACACATCCAAAACGGAGCTGAGGTAACCATCTCAACGATTCCCGTGGAAAGAAAGGAGTCGCCCAATTTAGGGATCTTAAAGATCGATGAACAAGGCCGTATTACCGGCTTTTTTGAAAAGCCAAAAGACGAGACGATAATCGATTCTCTCTCGCTCGGTGCAGGTGTTTTCGAACGACGGGGTGTTAGCGCCAGAGGTCGCAGTCTGCTCGCTTCGATGGGCATTTATGTGTTTAACCTTGAGGTATTGACCGAAATCCTGAAGGAAACCAGTAAATCAGATTTTGGCAAAGACATTATCCCGGAAATCATAAAAACACGGCGGGTATTTGCGTATTTCTTTGACGGTTACTGGGAGGATATCGGCACTATTAAATCATTTTATGAGGCAAATCTGAACCTGGCATCTCTCACGCCAAGTTTTAACTTGTACAGCGAAAAGGTGCCGATCTATACGAATCCTCTTTTTTTGCCCGGATCGATCATCAACGGCTGCAAGATTACACAATCCATTATTTCCGATGGTTGCAGGGTTGATCAGGCTGAAATATCCAATTCTGTGATCGGAATCCGGAGTATTCTTGGAAAAAACACCCTGATCCAAAACTCAATCATCATGGGCGCAGATTATTACGAGACAGAAGCGAATATTCGGACGAACCGGTTTAAAAAAATACCTGACACGGGCATCGGCAACCAGTGCCGTATCGTGGGCGCCATTATCGACAAGAATGTACATATCGGAGAACAGGTAACGATAGAAAACAAACAGAAGATAGAATATCTCGACGCAGAAAATTACATGATTCGTGATTCTATTGTCATCATACCCAAAGGCAGTATTGTGCCGTCATACACCACAATATAA
- a CDS encoding methylenetetrahydrofolate reductase: MVENSSGIKSGSNLEKLLRSGQFAVTAELGPPRGADRSAIEKKAGILKGYGDAFNITDCQTAVVRMSSIAASRIVLDAGLEPIIQMTCRDRNRIAIQSDLLGAAALGAKNLLCLTGDHQKFGDHPMAKGVFDIDSIQLIHMVKTLRDGKKFQGGQELKASEPKFFIGAAENPFADPFKFRAIRLAKKIAAGADFIQTQIIYNTKKFKEWMKIVTDMGLHEKTFILAGVAPLKSAGMAKHMKHNVPGMDVSDEVVNRMTVASAAKKGKEEGMKICLEVIEQVREVKGVAGVHIMAVEWEEAVPEIVRQAGLYPRPVV; encoded by the coding sequence ATGGTTGAAAATAGTTCTGGCATAAAATCCGGCAGTAACCTGGAAAAGCTCCTGAGAAGCGGACAATTCGCCGTGACGGCAGAGCTTGGGCCGCCTCGTGGCGCCGACCGTTCAGCAATAGAAAAAAAGGCTGGGATATTAAAAGGTTACGGGGATGCCTTTAATATTACTGATTGCCAAACCGCAGTGGTGCGCATGTCCAGTATTGCCGCCAGTCGTATCGTCCTGGATGCAGGATTAGAGCCGATTATCCAGATGACCTGCCGTGACAGGAACCGCATTGCCATTCAGAGCGACCTCCTGGGCGCTGCGGCGCTGGGGGCAAAAAACCTGTTGTGTTTAACGGGTGATCATCAAAAATTCGGAGACCATCCGATGGCAAAAGGCGTCTTTGACATCGATTCCATTCAGCTAATTCATATGGTAAAGACGCTCAGGGATGGAAAAAAATTTCAGGGCGGGCAAGAGTTAAAGGCATCTGAGCCAAAGTTCTTTATTGGCGCTGCCGAGAATCCCTTTGCTGATCCCTTTAAATTCCGCGCAATCAGGCTTGCAAAAAAAATTGCCGCAGGCGCTGATTTCATTCAAACACAGATCATCTATAATACGAAAAAATTCAAAGAATGGATGAAGATCGTCACTGACATGGGTCTCCACGAAAAGACGTTCATCCTGGCCGGTGTGGCCCCGCTCAAGTCTGCCGGCATGGCCAAACATATGAAGCACAATGTGCCCGGCATGGACGTTTCTGACGAGGTTGTGAACCGCATGACAGTCGCCTCAGCTGCTAAAAAGGGGAAGGAAGAGGGCATGAAGATATGTCTTGAGGTTATAGAACAGGTGCGAGAAGTTAAAGGTGTCGCCGGAGTGCATATCATGGCCGTTGAATGGGAAGAGGCCGTCCCCGAAATTGTCCGGCAGGCCGGTTTATATCCCAGGCCTGTTGTGTGA
- a CDS encoding type II toxin-antitoxin system HicA family toxin, protein MEKLKPVTWQEFVSRMKELGFEGPFFGGKHPKMKKGTQTVIIPNKHESEIGIGFLTRLLRQAEITKDEWLNK, encoded by the coding sequence ATGGAGAAATTAAAGCCTGTAACGTGGCAAGAGTTTGTTTCACGGATGAAGGAGCTTGGTTTTGAAGGGCCGTTCTTCGGTGGAAAGCATCCAAAAATGAAGAAAGGAACTCAGACGGTTATAATTCCCAATAAGCATGAATCAGAAATTGGCATCGGGTTTTTAACGCGACTTTTAAGACAAGCAGAGATTACGAAAGATGAATGGTTGAACAAGTAG
- a CDS encoding type II toxin-antitoxin system HicB family antitoxin: MLTEYIQKAMGLAHYEIIEGEGTYWGEISGLQGVWGKAETLERCRDELREALEEWIVFRLKNNLELPVIEGINLNVVEHVT, encoded by the coding sequence ATGTTAACAGAGTATATTCAAAAGGCAATGGGGCTTGCCCATTATGAAATAATCGAAGGCGAAGGAACATATTGGGGAGAAATTTCTGGCCTTCAAGGTGTATGGGGGAAGGCAGAAACCCTTGAAAGATGCAGGGATGAACTGAGAGAGGCATTGGAAGAATGGATTGTTTTCAGGTTAAAGAACAACCTCGAGTTGCCTGTAATTGAAGGCATAAACCTTAATGTTGTAGAACATGTCACATAA
- a CDS encoding methylenetetrahydrofolate reductase C-terminal domain-containing protein, translating to MIVASSKPFPEIKQMLSGFKKVCVLGCGSCVTICHTGGEKQVAELAAQLRLAAKLEGRQLEVIEDSTLRQCEWEFIRDIQGVVKDCDAVISIACGVGVQYMAERFPRIRIFPGLNTTFMGGPVEQGVFWERCAGCGNCIVGTTGGLCPVSRCAKSLLNGPCGGSQNGKCEVSRETPCVWHQIYDQLDIQQLLATMETIVPPKDWTTGMENHPRKMVLEHLVVKK from the coding sequence ATGATTGTAGCGTCATCAAAGCCGTTTCCGGAAATCAAGCAGATGCTTTCCGGTTTTAAAAAGGTCTGCGTACTGGGATGTGGTTCGTGTGTAACGATATGCCATACGGGCGGAGAAAAGCAGGTTGCTGAGCTTGCCGCACAACTCCGGCTTGCTGCAAAACTGGAGGGCAGGCAACTTGAGGTTATCGAAGATTCCACGCTCCGGCAGTGTGAGTGGGAATTTATTCGGGATATCCAAGGGGTTGTCAAAGATTGCGATGCCGTCATTTCCATTGCCTGTGGCGTAGGCGTTCAGTACATGGCCGAGAGATTTCCCAGGATCAGGATATTCCCCGGTCTCAATACTACCTTTATGGGTGGGCCGGTCGAACAGGGTGTTTTTTGGGAGCGGTGCGCGGGGTGCGGGAATTGTATTGTGGGAACTACCGGAGGGTTGTGTCCGGTAAGCCGGTGTGCAAAGAGTTTGCTAAACGGACCGTGTGGCGGTTCACAAAACGGGAAGTGCGAGGTCTCACGGGAAACCCCGTGCGTGTGGCATCAGATCTATGACCAACTGGACATTCAGCAACTGCTGGCAACGATGGAAACGATTGTGCCGCCCAAGGACTGGACAACCGGCATGGAAAACCATCCACGCAAGATGGTGCTGGAACATTTGGTTGTGAAAAAATAA